ATGTCCCGGCTGGAAGAGAAATGGCAAAGCTGGAGCAATGAAATGTGGACCGAGGTGCGCCAGCTGATCCAGGTCCGCCAGGTCGATACGCCGGACGCACTCCTGCTGTCGCCGACGCAAGCATTCTATGCGCGTGAAAATCTGAAACTGCGGTTGTTGAATGCGCGACTGGCTTTGTTGAGCCGTAACGAAAGCGCGTTCCGCAGCGACCTGATCGCGGCCCAGGACACGATTGCGAAGTATTTCGATACGCGTGCAAAGCAGACCCAGACGACGCAGGCCCTGCTGCGTCAGGTCCAGGCGAGCGACTTGTCGATCGAAATGCCGACGCTCGCCGACAGCCTGAATGCCGTGCGCAATTACAAAGCAAAACCATAATACGTAGCCGTAGCCAATATGCGCATATTCATTTCGCTACTGATCCTGCTCGCCGCCGCAATCGGTGTCGCCGTGGGAGCCCGTTTCAATCACGGCAATGTCGTGCTGTTTTACGCGCCGTATCGGGTTGACCTGTCGCTCAATCTTTTTCTCGTTCTGCTCGTCCTGTTGTTCGTGCTGATGTACGTCATTCTCAACACGATCCGCGATGCGCAACGCATGCCACAGCGGGTCGCGGCATATCGCAACGCAAAACGCGAGCGCGAAGGCAACCGGGCGATGCGCGATGCGCTGAAGGCCTTGTTTGAAGGCCGCTTCGGCCATGCCGAGAAAGCCGCCACCCGTGCTGCGGACAGTCCGGACAACGCCGGATTGTCCGCCTTGATCGCCGCGCGTGCCGCGCACAGACTCGGACAACCGGATCGCCGGGACGGCTGGCTGACCAGGGTTGGCGAGGAAAGCGCATTGAAGACTGCACGCTTGATGACCACCATCGAATTGCTCACCGATGAGCGCCAGCCGGAAGCGGCGCTGGAAGCAGTGAATGAATTGCAGGGCAGCGGCACGCGGCATATCCATGCGCTGCGCCTGGCGCTGAAGGCCAATCAGCGGGCGGAAAACTGGCCGGAGGTATTGCGCCTGGTGCGCCTGCTCGACAAGCGTAATGCGATTCATCCGGCCTTGTCGCGCAAGCTGCGCGAACTGGCATATCGCGACTTGCTGTCCGATCGCGCGCACGATGCCGAGTCGATTCGCCGCGTATGGTCAACGATTCCCGCAGAAGACAGGGTGCAGCCTTTCGTTGCGGTGCTGGCGGCGGGGGCATTCAATTCAAGAGGGTTGCATGACGAAGCCCGCAATGTGATCGAGAAGGCGCTTGCCATCGAATGGGATGAGCGCCTGGTGCGCGTCTACGGCGACTCGTCTGCTCCCGAAGGTTCGCCTGCATTGCTGGCGCAGATCGAGCGCTGCGAGGAATGGTTGGCAAAACGGCCGACCGATGCTGAACTGGAACTGACGCTCGGAACGTTCTGCCTCAAGCAAAAGCTCTGGGGCAAGGCCCAGCGTCATCTGGAGCAGGCGTTGTCCGACGCAACCGATGCCGAGACTGTGCGTCAGGCGCATTTGAAGCTGGCGCAATTGCATGAAGCCTTGAATCAGCCGGAACAGGCCGCATTGCATTATCGCCAGTGCGCGCTGGCGACCATGCTCTGATTCGGGCCGGTCAATGGTCGTTTCATTCTCTCGTCAATGCCTTCTTTGAGCAGCTTTTCCATGGGTGACGCGGAGTGCTGAAATGCATCGTTGCCATGAGTAAACGCGGCTGGAACGCGTGCTGCGGCGCACAAGATGGCTTGGAAAGCCGATATAATCTGCCGATCTGAAATTTCCCTTACCACTGAGAGAGCAACATGAGTCTGAACAATGTTCCTGCCGGGCGCGATTTGCCGAACGATTTCAACGTCATCATCGAAATCCCGATGAATGCGGATCCGATCAAGTATGAAGTTGACAAGGAAACAGGCGCGATTTTTGTTGACCGCTTCATGGGCACGGCGATGCACTATCCGTGCAACTACGGCTACATTCCGAACACGCTGTCCGATGATGGTGATCCGGTTGATGTGCTGGTTGTGACGCCGTTTCCGTTGTTTCCCGGCGTTGTCGTGCGCTGCCGCCCGATTGGCGTGTTGAAGATGACTGACGAAGCCGGCGAGGATGCGAAACTGCTGGCGGTGCCGGTAGACAAGATTCTGCCGATCTATACGCACTGGCAAAAACCGGAAGACCTGAACGAACTGCGCCTGAACCAGATCCAGCACTTCTTCGAGCATTACAAGGATCTTGAAAAAGGCAAATGGGTCAAGGTGGAAGGCTGGCATGGCCCGGACGAGGCGAGAAAGGAAATCCTCGCCGGTGTTGCGGCATACAAGAAGCAGCAGGGTGAGTGAGCCGCAGGCGTCAATCGACTTGCCGCTGATGTGCAGGTGAAAAGCGCGCCGAAAGGCGCGCTTTTTTTCTTCTTGTCTTCGGCGTAACGGGCCGTTATTCGCGGGCCGTCATAAAAGGCGCATCGCCACGATGGCAACGGCAAGCGCTACCGCCGTGCAGCCGAGCCAGAACAGGCGGCTCCGCTCCAACGGATGGCTTCCCTCCTCATTTTTGTCGAGGCCGGCAAGCGGCAATTGCATGCGTCGGCGCGCGCGCCTTTCGCGCACAAGGTAACGCTTGATATCCAGCGCCATCTGTTCCGCAGTCGCATAACGCTTTTCGGGACGCTTGCTCATCGCCTTCATCACGATCTGCGACAGGATCACGGGAATCTGCGGATCGATCTCGCGGGGCGCGCGAGGCGCCTTGTGCGCGACCTGCTGCAACAGCAGGTCCGCGTCCTTTGTCGCGAATGGTTTGCGGCCGACCAGCATTTCATACATCACGGCACCGAGCGAATAGATGTCGGTGCGTGCATCGACCGGCTTGCCGCAGGCTTGCTCGGGAGACATGTAATTCGGTGTGCCCAGCAGATTGTTGCGGAACAAGGTGTAGGGCTGATCATCGTTGACGAGTCGCGCAGCAACGCGGTTGGGCGAGCGCGCGATGCCGAAATCAACCAGCTTGGGATGGTCATCATTCACCATGAAGATATTGGCCGGCTTGACGTCGCGATGAATGACCTCGTTCTTGTGCGCGTGATCCAGGGCATCGGCGACTTTCCAGGCGATCGATGCGACCTCGTGTGGCGTGAAGCGGTGCCCGCCATCCAGCATCTTGTTCAGTTCGCGGCCCTGCAGGTATTCCATCGCGATATAGGTCGTCCCGTTTTCGCTGGATGCGTCGTAGATGGTGACGATATGCGGATGCGACAGGCGACCGGCTGCTCTGGCCTCGTTGATGAATTGTTGCTCGTATTTGTTCTTTTCCACCGGCGTCAGGCGCGGGTTGAAAGTCTTGAGCGCAATGTCGCGTCCGACGACAGGGTCATGTGCGAAATAGACGCAGCCGGCAGATCCGCGTCCCAGTTCGCGCGTGATGTGAAAACGTCCGATTCTGTTGACAGATGGAGTGACTGAGGCGAGAGGGGGGGAGGCTTCAAATGTCATGACGCGAAAAGGAAGCCCTTGCGGCTTGTTGCTGTCAGAACATTATAAAACAGCCAACCTTTGATTGATAAAGTTTTAACTGTGGAAATGCCGCAGTGTTCCGGCCCGCTCAAGACTGAAAACCGGCCTGTGCGGCCTTGAACGGATTGCGGTCGTTCAGTTCGCCGATATACGAATCGATGCCATCTTTTTCCTGCCGCAGAAAGCGTTCGATCGCGTCGGCGAAGGCGGGATGAGCGAGCCAATGAGCGGACCAGGTTTTCTGCGGCAGGAAGCCGCGCGCCATCTTGTGTTCTCCCTGGGCGCCGCCTTCAAAGCAGCGTATGCCTTGCGCGATGCAGAATTCGATCGGCTGATAGTAGGCTGTTTCGAAATGCAGACAAGGTACATGCCTGACAGCGCCCCAGTAGCGCCCATACAGCGTGTGGCGGTCGTGGATCAGCAATGAAGAAGCGACCGGCTTGCCATCTTGTTCGGCGACGACAAGCAATACGTGCTGCGGCATCGCGGTGCCGATGCGCAGGAAGAAATCCAGATTCAAGTAAGGCGTCGAATAATGTTCCGCATAGGTGTGGTCATAGCAACGCTTGAAGAAGCGCCAGTCCGCCTCCGTGGCCTGCTCACCGGTCACATGGCGAAACGTGACGCCGGCATCGCTGACCTTGCGCCGCTCCGCCCGGATATTCTTCCGTTTCTTTTGCTCCAGGGTGGCGAGGAATTCTTCAAAATTCTGGTAGCCCGGATTGAGCCAGTGGAACTGCACGCCGGTGCGGAGCATGAAGCCTGCATCGCGCAACGCCTGTGCCTGTGCTTCGGGCGCATAAAGAACATGCGCCGACGATACGTCGTTACCTACCTGCAATGTGCGCATTGCATTGATCAGCGCGGTCTGCGCCGGTGCGTCGCGCGCCAGAAGGCGGCTGCCGGTGACGGGCGTGAACGGAATTGCGGAAAGCAGCTTCGGATAATAGTCCAGACCGTTTCGCTGATATGCATCGGCCCAGGCCCAATCAAATACATATTCGCCGTAGGAATGGCTTTTCACATACAGCGGAAGCGCGGCTTCGAGCCAATCGCCGCGCCACAGAGTGAGGAATTGCGGCTGCCATCCGGTCTTCGACGAGGCCGAGCCGG
The Noviherbaspirillum cavernae DNA segment above includes these coding regions:
- a CDS encoding heme biosynthesis protein HemY, whose protein sequence is MRIFISLLILLAAAIGVAVGARFNHGNVVLFYAPYRVDLSLNLFLVLLVLLFVLMYVILNTIRDAQRMPQRVAAYRNAKREREGNRAMRDALKALFEGRFGHAEKAATRAADSPDNAGLSALIAARAAHRLGQPDRRDGWLTRVGEESALKTARLMTTIELLTDERQPEAALEAVNELQGSGTRHIHALRLALKANQRAENWPEVLRLVRLLDKRNAIHPALSRKLRELAYRDLLSDRAHDAESIRRVWSTIPAEDRVQPFVAVLAAGAFNSRGLHDEARNVIEKALAIEWDERLVRVYGDSSAPEGSPALLAQIERCEEWLAKRPTDAELELTLGTFCLKQKLWGKAQRHLEQALSDATDAETVRQAHLKLAQLHEALNQPEQAALHYRQCALATML
- the ppa gene encoding inorganic diphosphatase, with protein sequence MSLNNVPAGRDLPNDFNVIIEIPMNADPIKYEVDKETGAIFVDRFMGTAMHYPCNYGYIPNTLSDDGDPVDVLVVTPFPLFPGVVVRCRPIGVLKMTDEAGEDAKLLAVPVDKILPIYTHWQKPEDLNELRLNQIQHFFEHYKDLEKGKWVKVEGWHGPDEARKEILAGVAAYKKQQGE
- a CDS encoding serine/threonine protein kinase, which translates into the protein MTFEASPPLASVTPSVNRIGRFHITRELGRGSAGCVYFAHDPVVGRDIALKTFNPRLTPVEKNKYEQQFINEARAAGRLSHPHIVTIYDASSENGTTYIAMEYLQGRELNKMLDGGHRFTPHEVASIAWKVADALDHAHKNEVIHRDVKPANIFMVNDDHPKLVDFGIARSPNRVAARLVNDDQPYTLFRNNLLGTPNYMSPEQACGKPVDARTDIYSLGAVMYEMLVGRKPFATKDADLLLQQVAHKAPRAPREIDPQIPVILSQIVMKAMSKRPEKRYATAEQMALDIKRYLVRERRARRRMQLPLAGLDKNEEGSHPLERSRLFWLGCTAVALAVAIVAMRLL
- a CDS encoding GNAT family N-acetyltransferase; the protein is MNYRTRIVPSLSEIGQAAWDGLLQAQADGNPFLSFAFLHALHESGSASSKTGWQPQFLTLWRGDWLEAALPLYVKSHSYGEYVFDWAWADAYQRNGLDYYPKLLSAIPFTPVTGSRLLARDAPAQTALINAMRTLQVGNDVSSAHVLYAPEAQAQALRDAGFMLRTGVQFHWLNPGYQNFEEFLATLEQKKRKNIRAERRKVSDAGVTFRHVTGEQATEADWRFFKRCYDHTYAEHYSTPYLNLDFFLRIGTAMPQHVLLVVAEQDGKPVASSLLIHDRHTLYGRYWGAVRHVPCLHFETAYYQPIEFCIAQGIRCFEGGAQGEHKMARGFLPQKTWSAHWLAHPAFADAIERFLRQEKDGIDSYIGELNDRNPFKAAQAGFQS